The DNA region CATAGCCTCCGGATTCACGTAGTGATACGCGGGCCGGTGGGGATCCCCCTCGTAACGCTTGCGCGACGCGTTGAGGCGCTTAAGGAGCGGATTGTCCGCCAGCGCGGCCTCCTGCGCCTCGAGGGAATCACCGGGAAAGGTGTAGTATGGAACGAGGGACGTGTAATCTTCCATGGTGCGCTCCATTCGCGAATCGGGTTTTTTCTTCAAGAGCGGGAAACTTCTGAAACCCAGGAATCGACCAGAAACCGGGCTATGGAATCTCTGCGGGGCAGGGCATAAGCCGCCGACTCGTCGCCCCATTCTCCGAACCCCGCGACCTCCTCCGCGGTGAACCAGCGGGCCTCCACGAGTTCCTTCGTGTTCACCACGATCGCTGTGGTTTCGGCCCGTGCGCGGAACCCCAGCATCAGCGACGAGGGGAAGGGCCAGGGCTGGGAGGCCTGGTAGTACGCGGCGCGCACGCGGACCCCGACCTCTTCGAACACTTCCCTGGCCACCGTTTCCTCCAGGCTTTCCCCCGGTTCCGCGTAGCCGGAAAGGGTGGAAAACACGTTGGGGGGCGGCCTGTGGTGATTGCCCAGGAGACACAGGGGCGGGCGGCCATCTTCCGGCCAGTACTCCACCAGCGTGATCACCGCGGGGTCGATACGCGGAAAGACGTTCCTGCCGCAGCCCGCGTTCTTGCACCGGCGCCGGTGACCTCCTTCCAGGCTTTCGGCGGCGTGACCGCACCGGCCGCAGTACCGGTTCCGGCGGTGCCAGTACAACATCCCCCGCGCATACGCCAACAGCGCGGACCCGCGCGCGTCGATGGACGGACCGGCGCGCCAGAGATCCTGGAACTTACCGCGACTCCCGACCGCTGCCTCCGCTTCCTCTTCCTCCAGATCGGAAAGGTCCACCGCGAAAACGGCGCGGTCTCCCTCCATGCCCAGGAACACGGTTTCACCG from Gemmatimonadota bacterium includes:
- the nudC gene encoding NAD(+) diphosphatase, producing the protein MDNPVLKFADVPLNRAEERRSDPEWLAGRLDRDGTRVIPVWRDLSLIDDGKAGSLPAPVVCDDRTAADLLAAAGETVFLGMEGDRAVFAVDLSDLEEEEAEAAVGSRGKFQDLWRAGPSIDARGSALLAYARGMLYWHRRNRYCGRCGHAAESLEGGHRRRCKNAGCGRNVFPRIDPAVITLVEYWPEDGRPPLCLLGNHHRPPPNVFSTLSGYAEPGESLEETVAREVFEEVGVRVRAAYYQASQPWPFPSSLMLGFRARAETTAIVVNTKELVEARWFTAEEVAGFGEWGDESAAYALPRRDSIARFLVDSWVSEVSRS